A genomic region of Streptosporangium lutulentum contains the following coding sequences:
- a CDS encoding extracellular solute-binding protein, whose translation MISLGRRSVALLAAAALLLGGCASEGGGGGGETGQAASKTIEWWHIQNIEPMLPVWQALADEYQKAHPGVTIKITALENEAYKAKLTTLTQSGSIPDIFNTWGGGVLQQQIDAGLAKDITADIAPWVGTLTPASVQPYQFDGKTYAVPFDVGMVGFWYNKALFAKAGISETPTTWTAFLDTVKKLKAAGITPIALGGKDKWPGHYYWAYLAMRVAGLPALKQAGADATFTAPEFVQAGERLKELVDLDPFQKGFLGAGYGVPDGQAALMGGGKAAMELMGQWAPTVQRDASGTPDGIGEDLAFFPFPAVEGGKGDPSDAFGGGGGFAVGKDAPPEAVDFLKFISNLDNQRKVVATGAFLPIVKGAEDAIKDEKLASVSTELGKAAGFQLYLDQAYPPAVGQQVNDSVAELIAGTLGPKEVTDAITETAQNQ comes from the coding sequence GTGATCTCGTTAGGTCGACGGAGCGTGGCGCTGCTGGCAGCCGCCGCGCTGCTCCTGGGGGGCTGCGCAAGCGAGGGCGGAGGCGGCGGAGGCGAAACCGGACAGGCCGCCTCGAAGACGATCGAGTGGTGGCACATCCAGAACATCGAGCCGATGCTGCCCGTGTGGCAGGCGCTGGCCGACGAGTACCAGAAGGCGCACCCCGGCGTCACCATCAAGATCACGGCCCTGGAGAATGAGGCGTACAAGGCCAAGCTGACCACGCTCACCCAGTCGGGCTCGATCCCCGACATCTTCAACACGTGGGGCGGCGGCGTGCTGCAGCAGCAGATCGACGCCGGGCTGGCCAAGGACATCACCGCCGACATCGCCCCCTGGGTCGGGACGCTCACGCCGGCCTCCGTGCAGCCCTACCAGTTCGACGGCAAGACCTACGCGGTCCCGTTCGACGTCGGCATGGTGGGCTTCTGGTACAACAAGGCGCTGTTCGCCAAGGCGGGCATCTCCGAGACACCGACCACGTGGACCGCGTTCCTCGACACCGTCAAGAAACTCAAGGCGGCGGGAATCACCCCGATCGCCCTCGGGGGCAAGGACAAGTGGCCGGGCCACTACTACTGGGCCTATCTCGCCATGCGCGTGGCGGGCCTTCCCGCGCTCAAGCAGGCGGGCGCCGACGCCACCTTCACCGCACCCGAGTTCGTGCAGGCCGGCGAGCGCCTCAAGGAACTCGTCGACCTCGACCCCTTCCAGAAGGGCTTCCTCGGCGCGGGGTACGGCGTGCCCGACGGGCAGGCCGCGCTGATGGGCGGAGGCAAGGCGGCCATGGAACTGATGGGTCAGTGGGCGCCCACGGTCCAGCGCGACGCGTCGGGCACCCCCGACGGCATCGGCGAGGACCTGGCCTTCTTCCCCTTCCCCGCGGTCGAAGGCGGCAAGGGTGACCCGTCGGACGCCTTCGGGGGCGGCGGCGGGTTCGCCGTCGGCAAGGACGCGCCGCCGGAGGCGGTCGACTTCCTGAAGTTCATCTCCAACCTCGACAACCAGCGCAAGGTCGTGGCCACCGGGGCGTTCCTCCCGATCGTCAAGGGAGCCGAGGACGCCATCAAGGACGAGAAGCTCGCCTCGGTGTCCACGGAGCTCGGGAAGGCGGCCGGATTCCAGCTCTACCTCGATCAGGCCTACCCGCCCGCCGTCGGACAGCAGGTGAACGACAGCGTGGCCGAACTCATCGCCGGGACGCTCGGGCCCAAGGAGGTCACCGACGCCATCACCGAGACGGCGCAGAACCAGTGA
- a CDS encoding glycoside hydrolase family 5 protein has translation MPDNQMLLRVNGSRLVDSSGNPVRLRGVGLGGWMNMENFITGYPANESTMRIAVGGVLGEERAAFFFDRLLTSFFGPEDAALLGAMGVNCVRIPVNYRHFESDDRPMEVREEGFRHLDRVIGLLGAHGIYSVIDLHALPGSQNQHWHSDNPTHVAAFWQHRHFQDRVVHLWEFMADRYRDNPWVAGYNPVNEPGDVAGRVVGPFYDRLVKAVRAVDPAHVLFLDGNTYSTDFTIFREVYENTVFVCHDYALAGFAHGGPYPGYTRGEWVDRGHLERAFEKRTLFQRETGTPLWVGEFGPVYTGNPEIDAQRYRILRDQLAIYDVHDAGWSLWTYKDVGLQGVVHADPAGPYLSRFGAFIGKKHRLGADRWGSTMEETADDLAPLHRLMDTEAPSWNPYPWGARYQVDDLIRHILIAQALVPEYAELFRGLSEEELAALADSFALAGCVRREPLVELLTAGLAGRTGPGSGATS, from the coding sequence ATGCCCGACAACCAGATGCTCCTGCGCGTGAACGGATCCCGCCTCGTCGACTCCTCGGGAAATCCGGTACGGCTGCGCGGGGTCGGCCTCGGGGGCTGGATGAACATGGAGAACTTCATCACCGGCTACCCCGCCAACGAGTCGACGATGCGCATCGCCGTGGGCGGCGTGCTCGGGGAGGAACGCGCCGCGTTCTTCTTCGACCGGCTGCTGACCTCGTTCTTCGGCCCGGAGGACGCCGCGCTGCTCGGCGCGATGGGCGTCAACTGCGTCCGGATCCCGGTGAACTACCGGCACTTCGAATCCGACGACCGGCCGATGGAGGTGAGGGAGGAGGGGTTCCGCCATCTGGACCGGGTCATCGGGTTGCTGGGCGCGCACGGGATCTACAGCGTGATCGACCTGCACGCCCTGCCCGGCTCGCAGAACCAGCACTGGCACTCCGACAACCCCACCCACGTCGCGGCGTTCTGGCAGCACCGGCACTTCCAGGATCGGGTCGTGCACCTGTGGGAGTTCATGGCCGACCGTTACCGGGACAACCCGTGGGTCGCCGGGTACAACCCGGTGAACGAGCCGGGCGACGTGGCCGGCCGGGTCGTCGGGCCGTTCTACGACCGGCTGGTCAAGGCGGTCCGCGCCGTCGACCCCGCGCACGTGCTCTTCCTGGACGGCAACACCTACTCCACCGATTTCACGATCTTCCGCGAGGTGTACGAGAACACCGTCTTCGTCTGTCACGACTACGCTCTCGCCGGATTCGCGCACGGCGGGCCGTACCCCGGGTACACCCGGGGGGAGTGGGTCGACCGCGGCCATCTGGAGCGGGCCTTCGAGAAGCGGACCCTTTTCCAGCGGGAGACCGGCACGCCGCTGTGGGTGGGGGAGTTCGGGCCCGTCTACACCGGGAATCCGGAGATCGACGCCCAGCGTTACCGGATCCTCCGCGACCAGCTCGCCATCTACGACGTCCACGACGCCGGCTGGTCGCTGTGGACCTACAAGGACGTCGGGCTGCAGGGCGTGGTGCACGCCGACCCGGCGGGGCCGTACCTGAGCCGCTTCGGCGCCTTCATCGGCAAGAAGCACCGTCTCGGCGCCGACCGGTGGGGCTCGACGATGGAGGAGACGGCCGACGACCTCGCGCCCCTGCACCGGCTCATGGACACCGAGGCCCCGTCCTGGAACCCGTACCCGTGGGGCGCGCGCTACCAGGTCGACGACCTGATCCGGCACATCCTCATCGCGCAGGCGCTCGTCCCCGAGTACGCGGAGCTCTTCCGCGGCCTGTCCGAGGAGGAGCTGGCCGCGCTCGCCGACTCCTTCGCGCTGGCCGGTTGCGTACGGCGGGAGCCGCTGGTCGAACTCCTGACCGCCGGCCTCGCGGGGCGGACGGGACCCGGCTCCGGAGCCACCTCGTAG
- a CDS encoding LacI family DNA-binding transcriptional regulator: MSGKRRVTIAHIAEEAGVSSPTVSKVINGRSEVSPQTRKRVEQLLQEHGYIRRTASADGPAGMIDLIFAELESPWAMELIRGAESAAREAEASIVISVLHTHAGPGRDWLERLAARRTDGVIIVSSRLSAQQYGQLNARSIPFVVIDPDGEPAPDVASVGATNWQGGLTATRHLLELGHRRIGMIGGPPDMLCSRARIDGYRAALETAGVKVDPSLIMNGDFLVGSGHDHGHALLSLPDRPTAIFAGSDMQAFGVFEAARQRGLRVPDDLSVVGFDDLPLSKSAWPPLTTVRQPLEEMAFLATRMALGIARGETPEPRRVELSTDLVVRESSAPPAT, translated from the coding sequence ATGTCAGGTAAGCGCCGGGTGACGATCGCCCACATCGCCGAGGAGGCGGGCGTCTCCTCTCCCACGGTCTCCAAGGTGATCAACGGCAGGTCCGAGGTCTCGCCCCAGACCCGCAAGCGGGTCGAGCAGTTGCTCCAGGAGCACGGCTACATCCGGCGCACCGCGAGCGCGGACGGACCGGCGGGCATGATCGACCTGATCTTCGCCGAGCTGGAGAGCCCGTGGGCGATGGAGCTCATCCGCGGCGCCGAGAGCGCGGCCAGGGAGGCGGAGGCCAGCATCGTGATCTCCGTACTGCACACCCACGCCGGCCCCGGCCGCGACTGGCTCGAGCGCCTGGCGGCCCGCCGCACCGACGGCGTGATCATCGTCAGCTCCCGGCTCTCCGCCCAGCAGTACGGCCAGCTCAACGCCCGCTCGATCCCCTTCGTGGTCATCGACCCCGACGGCGAGCCCGCCCCCGACGTGGCCTCCGTGGGCGCCACCAACTGGCAGGGCGGCCTGACCGCCACCCGCCACCTCCTGGAGCTCGGCCACCGCCGGATCGGCATGATCGGCGGGCCACCCGACATGCTGTGCAGCCGCGCCCGCATAGACGGCTACCGGGCCGCGCTGGAGACCGCCGGGGTCAAGGTCGACCCATCGCTGATCATGAACGGAGACTTCCTCGTCGGCTCCGGGCACGACCACGGCCACGCCCTGCTCTCGCTCCCCGACCGGCCCACCGCCATCTTCGCGGGCAGCGACATGCAGGCCTTCGGCGTCTTCGAGGCCGCCCGCCAGCGCGGGCTCCGCGTGCCCGACGACCTGAGCGTCGTCGGCTTCGACGACCTGCCCCTGTCCAAGTCCGCCTGGCCGCCGCTCACCACGGTCCGCCAGCCCCTGGAGGAGATGGCCTTCCTCGCCACCCGCATGGCACTGGGCATCGCCCGGGGCGAGACCCCCGAACCGCGCAGGGTCGAGCTCTCGACCGACCTCGTCGTCCGCGAGAGCTCGGCTCCCCCTGCAACCTGA